AACGCTGTTGGATTCGATTCAGGGGCGCAGCCCGAATGTGGCTTTGCTGCCGTTGGTGTCGATTCCGGAGTTGGAAACGTGGATTGAAACGTGGTCGTTTTCGGAAACCATCCACTCGCGCAGCTACACGCACATTATCCGTAATATCGTGAACGATCCTTCGGTGGTGTTCGATGATATTGTCGATAACGAATACATTATTGCCCGCGCGGAAGATATCGCCTGCTATTACGATGATTTGATTGAATATACCCAATACTACAATCTGTTGGGCGAAGGCGAGCATCATGTGAACGGTAAGGTGGTTACGGTTAACAAGCGCGAGCTGAAAAAGAAACTGTATCTGTGCCTGATGTGCGTGAATGTGCTGGAAGCGATCCGTTTTTATGTGTCGTTTGCCTGCTCGTTTGCTTTTGCCGAACGCGAGTTGATGGAAGGCAATGCAAAAATCATCAAGCTGATTGCGCGAGATGAAGCTTTGCACTTAACCAGCACGCAGCATATGTTGAACCTGATGCGCAGCGGTGCGGACGACCCTGAAATGGCACAGATTGCCGCCGAGTTGGAGCAGGAATGTTTCGAATTGTTTAAAACGGCGGCCACTCAGGAAAAAGAGTGGGCGGAGTATCTCTTTAAAGATGGTTCGATGATCGGCCTGAATAAGGAAATTCTCAGTCAGTACGTTGAATATATTACCAATCTGCGTATGGCGGCGGTGGGTTTGAAGCCTGCTTTTGAAGGAGCGAGCCAAAACCCGATTCCGTGGATTAATGCGTGGTTGTCGTCTGATAATGTTCAGGTGGCGCCGCAGGAAGTGGAAATCAGCTCTTACTTAATCGGCCAGATTGATGCCGAAGTGAGCGCGGATGATTTGGGCGATTTTGAGCTGTAAGCATTAATATCGAAGGCCGTCTGAAAATTTAAAAGTTCAGACGGCCTTAGTGTTTGGACATCGTTATAATTACGAACAGTAATGAATCATGGCCGAGCGTTTAATTTATTATTTTGAAACTGATCAGTCACATTATGGTTTTGATTACCACACGCGATAAAATTTTCAAACTCCAAGAAGGGGAAACTTTGCTTGAAGGGTTGGAACG
Above is a genomic segment from Neisseria weaveri containing:
- the nrdB gene encoding class Ia ribonucleoside-diphosphate reductase subunit beta; translation: MSYSTFSKEKNDALLEPMFFGQPVNVARYDQQKYEIFEKLIEKQLSFFWRPEEIDVSRDRIDYQNLPDHEKHIFISNLKYQTLLDSIQGRSPNVALLPLVSIPELETWIETWSFSETIHSRSYTHIIRNIVNDPSVVFDDIVDNEYIIARAEDIACYYDDLIEYTQYYNLLGEGEHHVNGKVVTVNKRELKKKLYLCLMCVNVLEAIRFYVSFACSFAFAERELMEGNAKIIKLIARDEALHLTSTQHMLNLMRSGADDPEMAQIAAELEQECFELFKTAATQEKEWAEYLFKDGSMIGLNKEILSQYVEYITNLRMAAVGLKPAFEGASQNPIPWINAWLSSDNVQVAPQEVEISSYLIGQIDAEVSADDLGDFEL